From Chryseobacterium sp. H1D6B, a single genomic window includes:
- a CDS encoding serine hydrolase domain-containing protein, giving the protein MKKLLLLACWIWMLPLFAQNNIQIRHLNGKKIDSRILEQRLAQLVDSAKIAGLQVAIINNNKVVYSASFGFKDIENKNKLNDSTVMYAASLTKPVSAYIFLRLVDKGIFSLDQPVYTYLKKPIGEYAKWKDLAGDTASFNLITPRMLLSHSSGLPVLRQLYDNKVNLIAKPGEKFYYSNEGINLLGFMMEEFTGKKLEVIAKEEVFGPLQMSHTGMIWEKAFENNFSYAYFKDGKKYGSERRESSRAAGSMSTTANDYAQFMINLMKEKGLSGSSYHQMFQSQIMVKSKRGFGPLKDSITNENDAVKLAWGLGVGLFSSPFGKAFFHTGHGDANQNYVVAFPKMGTAVIIFSNSENFEQINAQILKLCIGDTYSPLRWLGHLDRPSEENSVNKRVEGQINVQQIIQKSTSENLP; this is encoded by the coding sequence ATGAAAAAACTATTATTACTTGCATGCTGGATCTGGATGCTGCCTTTATTTGCTCAGAATAATATTCAGATCAGACACCTTAACGGAAAAAAAATTGATTCCAGAATTCTGGAACAGCGTTTAGCACAATTGGTCGACAGTGCAAAGATCGCTGGTTTGCAGGTGGCGATCATTAACAATAATAAAGTAGTGTATTCAGCCAGTTTTGGTTTCAAGGATATTGAAAATAAAAATAAACTGAATGACAGTACAGTAATGTATGCTGCTTCACTCACTAAACCCGTTAGTGCATACATTTTTTTGCGTCTGGTAGACAAAGGAATATTCAGCCTTGATCAGCCTGTTTACACATACCTGAAAAAACCAATAGGCGAGTATGCCAAATGGAAAGACTTGGCAGGTGATACCGCCTCTTTCAATCTGATTACTCCAAGGATGCTATTAAGCCATAGTTCAGGTCTGCCCGTTTTGCGTCAGCTGTATGATAATAAAGTTAACCTTATCGCCAAGCCCGGCGAAAAATTCTATTACTCAAACGAGGGGATTAATCTGTTGGGATTTATGATGGAGGAATTTACCGGAAAGAAACTTGAGGTTATTGCCAAGGAAGAAGTTTTCGGTCCTTTGCAGATGAGTCATACCGGGATGATTTGGGAAAAAGCCTTTGAAAACAATTTTTCTTATGCTTATTTCAAGGATGGGAAAAAATACGGCTCGGAAAGACGGGAAAGCAGCCGTGCAGCAGGCTCAATGTCGACTACGGCAAATGACTATGCTCAGTTTATGATCAATCTGATGAAAGAGAAAGGCTTATCAGGTTCAAGTTATCATCAGATGTTTCAGTCGCAGATTATGGTAAAGAGCAAGCGGGGGTTTGGACCTTTGAAAGATAGTATAACCAATGAAAATGATGCTGTCAAACTTGCTTGGGGATTAGGGGTAGGATTGTTCAGCTCACCTTTCGGCAAAGCTTTTTTCCATACAGGACATGGTGATGCCAATCAGAATTACGTTGTGGCCTTTCCTAAAATGGGTACCGCTGTTATTATTTTCAGCAATAGTGAAAACTTTGAGCAGATTAATGCACAGATTTTAAAGCTCTGTATAGGGGATACTTATTCGCCGTTGAGATGGCTTGGACACTTGGATAGACCTTCTGAAGAGAATAGTGTGAATAAGCGGGTTGAAGGCCAAATAAATGTTCAGCAAATAATCCAAAAATCCACATCCGAAAACTTACCTTAG
- a CDS encoding helix-turn-helix domain-containing protein — MITSKLAHYRRKKGLSQEQLAAASGVSTRTIQRIESGKVEAHPATLKMLADSLELETEELTVKEQVLFPSETKSADKIKLIFPVLALIGLFFPIFNIILPGLFWFFKKDKSRVYDLEGKLAVNFQITMSIVFVPSVLLMIFVFSVGFPLVLIVYFYTLSMCLVNIFRAVNKGETYYPLTYTFLR, encoded by the coding sequence CAGGAACAGCTTGCTGCCGCTTCGGGAGTCAGTACCAGAACTATACAGCGTATCGAAAGTGGAAAGGTAGAGGCTCATCCCGCTACATTAAAGATGCTTGCGGACTCACTCGAATTAGAAACTGAAGAACTGACAGTAAAAGAGCAGGTTTTATTTCCTTCAGAAACAAAGAGTGCAGATAAAATCAAGCTTATTTTTCCTGTTTTAGCCCTAATAGGACTTTTTTTTCCTATTTTTAATATTATTCTTCCCGGACTATTTTGGTTCTTTAAGAAAGATAAATCCCGAGTTTACGACCTCGAAGGGAAGCTGGCTGTTAACTTTCAGATTACAATGTCGATTGTTTTCGTACCATCGGTTTTGTTGATGATTTTTGTATTCTCTGTTGGATTTCCCTTAGTGCTGATTGTATATTTTTATACACTTTCCATGTGCCTGGTTAATATTTTTAGGGCAGTTAATAAGGGAGAGACCTACTATCCCTTAACCTATACATTTTTAAGATAA